One Sulfurihydrogenibium sp. DNA window includes the following coding sequences:
- a CDS encoding ADP-ribosylglycohydrolase family protein, whose product MEEKIVGALLGAAIGDSLGMMVEELPIDEVIEFYGEPVKDLLIPHPSSPSYFLRPGENTSEFEIIKLIVESIVERKFIDTKYIIEKYIQWLEKGQIHTYIDPIFLLAIESIKEGTEPPLTGSTIDHSLVAIPVGMYYYKDPYQASEVARALTMITSRNEIVLDVSSALAVAIGELIQGRFYLEGEYEYFIKLLEKFVHKSETKKYLHKVLDLLKKGADYETAINELGNGSYCLESFSQALFIFLKTPSDIETTIIKAANSYGYYGGDTDSIALIAGAFAGAYNGEEQIPERWKNQLMDYNYIVELVKKFLEVIPV is encoded by the coding sequence TATTGATGAAGTTATAGAGTTTTATGGCGAGCCTGTAAAAGATTTGCTTATTCCCCATCCATCCTCACCATCATACTTTTTAAGACCGGGAGAAAACACAAGTGAATTTGAAATCATAAAATTGATAGTAGAATCTATCGTTGAAAGAAAATTTATAGATACCAAATATATAATTGAAAAGTACATTCAATGGCTTGAAAAAGGTCAAATCCACACTTACATTGACCCAATCTTTTTGCTTGCTATAGAATCCATAAAAGAAGGAACTGAACCTCCACTAACAGGGTCTACAATAGACCACTCTCTCGTTGCTATACCCGTTGGAATGTATTATTATAAAGACCCATATCAAGCCTCAGAAGTAGCAAGAGCATTAACAATGATAACATCAAGGAATGAGATTGTTTTAGATGTATCATCAGCTTTAGCTGTAGCAATTGGAGAGCTTATCCAAGGTAGATTTTATTTAGAGGGTGAATATGAATACTTTATAAAACTTTTAGAAAAATTCGTTCATAAATCTGAAACCAAAAAATACCTTCATAAAGTATTAGACCTTTTAAAGAAAGGAGCAGATTATGAGACAGCCATAAACGAGCTTGGAAATGGTAGCTACTGCTTAGAAAGCTTTTCACAAGCTCTATTTATCTTTTTAAAAACACCGTCAGACATAGAAACTACAATCATTAAAGCTGCAAACTCTTATGGATACTACGGTGGCGATACAGACAGTATTGCATTAATCGCAGGAGCTTTTGCAGGTGCCTATAACGGTGAAGAGCAAATTCCAGAAAGATGGAAAAATCAACTGATGGATTATAATTATATTGTAGAATTAGTAAAGAAATTTTTAGAAGTTATACCAGTCTAA
- the hfq gene encoding RNA chaperone Hfq, translated as MAKEKKGRLQEKFLNTIRKEKVRCDVYLVNGVKLEGKIKYFDNFVILLKEGPRQVLVYKHAITTISPKREIEFEYDQEEIEDAEE; from the coding sequence ATGGCAAAAGAAAAAAAAGGAAGACTGCAAGAAAAGTTTTTAAATACAATTAGAAAAGAAAAAGTTAGATGTGATGTTTATTTGGTGAACGGTGTTAAGTTGGAAGGAAAAATAAAGTATTTTGATAATTTTGTAATTCTTTTAAAAGAAGGACCAAGACAAGTTTTAGTCTATAAGCATGCAATAACTACAATATCACCTAAAAGAGAAATAGAGTTTGAATACGACCAAGAAGAAATAGAGGATGCAGAAGAGTAA